In a genomic window of Streptomyces noursei ATCC 11455:
- a CDS encoding HAMP domain-containing protein, whose translation MESGAAARGASTRAKGGRSRTNGTTEVDAAALNRLLAALVAMRDGNFRKRLTVSGEGVMSEIAAVFNEVADRNLHLTGELARVRRVVGREGKLTERLEVGAAEGSWAAAIEASNALVDDLVRPVSEVGRVLSAVSEGDLEQRMDLRSRSSDSSSEHPLRGEFLKVGRTVNGLVDQLSAFTDEVTRVASEVGTEGKLGGQARVRGMSGSWKDLTDSVNTMASRLTAQVRDIALVTTAVAKGDLSRKVTVHVAGEMLELKNTVNTMVDQLSSFASEVTRVAREVGTEGELGGQAQVPGVAGVWKDLTDSVNLMAGNLTAQVRGIAQVTTAVANGDLSQKVTVSARGEVAQLADTINTMTETLRTFADEVTRVANEVGAEGQLGGQAQVPGAAGTWKDLTDSVNNAFRNLTGQVRDIAQVTTAVANGDLSQKVTVDVAGEMLELKNTVNTMVDQLSAFGSEVTRVAREIGVEGELGGQAAVPGAAGTWKDLTDSVNTAFRNLTGQVRNIAQVTTAVANGDLSQKVTVDVSGEMLQLKNTVNTMVDQLSSFADQVTRMARDVGTEGRLGGQARVDGVSGTWKELTDSVNFMAGNLTSQVRQIAQVTTAVARGDLSQKIDVDARGEILELKNTINTMVDQLSAFAEQVTRVAREVGTEGRLGGQAQVPGVAGVWRDLTDSVNGMAGNLTAQVRNIAQVATAVARGDLSQKIDVDARGEILELKNTLNTMVDQLSSFAEEVTRVAREVGTEGILGGQAEVQGVSGTWKDLTQSVNFMANNLTSQVRNIAEVTTAVARGDLSKKITVDAKGEILELVTTVNTMVDQLSSFAEQVTRVAREVGTEGQLGGQARVPGVTGIWKDLSDNVNLMANNLTIQVRNISQVSAAVANGDLTKKVTVEARGEVAQLADTVNTMVTTLSSFADEVTRVAREVGTDGILGGQARVPGVAGTWKDLTESVNSMANNLTGQVRNIAMVTTAIAKGDLTKKIDIDARGEILALKTTINTMVDQLSSFAEQVTRVAREVGTEGQLGGQAQVRGVAGTWKDLTESVNEMAGNLTRQVRAIAAVAAAVTLGDHNVRIDVDAAGEILELQDNINTMISTLRETTLANEEQDWLKGNLARISGLMQGRRDLKDVATLIMSELSPAVSAQHGAFFLAARPDVQEIGTDGDGRYELRLMGSYGYSMGEMPTTFRPGETLIGTAAEEGRTILVENVPSGYLKIASGLGEAPPANIIVLPVLFEDKVLGVIELASFQPFTQIQKDFLSQIAEMIATSVNTISVNTKTEVLLGQSQELTEQLRERSAELESRQKALELSNSELEEKAEQLRAQNRDIEVKNTEIEEARQVLEERAEQLAVSMRYKSEFLANMSHELRTPLNSLLILAKLLADNAEGNLSPKQVEFSETIHGAGSDLLQLINDILDLSKVEAGKMDVSPTRIALVQLVDYVEATFRPLTAEKGLDFSVRVSPELPATLHTDEQRLLQVLRNLLSNAVKFTDSGAVELVIRPAGEDVPVAIREQLLEHGSLRDPDAAMIAFSVTDTGIGIASSKMRVIFEAFKQADGTTSRKYGGTGLGLSISREIARLLGGEIHAQSEPNRGSTFTLYLPHNPGGLPPQGYPQLVAGGLALDAEAREVEDGGQESEEPQREPGGGSLNRRRRRAVSGGARRFALPGQPVVGAVGAPHPSPSTVQQSGHQVDESWLGNGQDLVDPGFEGGFHGEKVLIVDDDIRNVFALTSVLEQHGLSVLYAENGREGIEVLEQHDDIVLVLMDIMMPEMDGYATTAAIRRMPQFAGLPIIALTAKAMKGDREKSIDSGASDYVTKPVDTDHLLSVMEHWMRQR comes from the coding sequence GTGGAGTCTGGCGCAGCGGCGCGGGGCGCAAGCACGCGCGCGAAAGGCGGACGATCCCGGACTAATGGGACGACTGAGGTCGATGCGGCCGCATTGAATCGGCTGCTCGCCGCGCTCGTCGCCATGCGGGACGGGAACTTCCGCAAGCGGCTCACGGTTTCCGGCGAAGGCGTCATGTCGGAGATCGCGGCGGTCTTCAACGAGGTCGCCGACCGCAACCTCCACCTGACCGGTGAGCTGGCGCGGGTGCGCCGGGTCGTCGGGCGGGAGGGCAAGCTCACGGAGCGGCTGGAGGTCGGCGCGGCCGAGGGCTCCTGGGCCGCGGCCATCGAGGCGTCCAACGCCCTGGTCGACGACCTGGTGCGGCCGGTCTCCGAGGTGGGGCGGGTGCTCTCCGCGGTCTCCGAGGGCGACCTGGAACAGCGGATGGACCTGCGGTCGCGGAGTTCGGACAGCTCTTCGGAGCATCCCCTGCGGGGTGAATTCCTGAAGGTCGGCCGGACCGTCAACGGCCTGGTGGACCAGCTCTCCGCCTTCACCGACGAGGTCACCCGGGTGGCCAGCGAGGTCGGCACCGAGGGCAAGCTCGGCGGCCAGGCGCGGGTGCGAGGGATGTCCGGTTCGTGGAAGGACCTCACGGATTCCGTCAACACCATGGCGTCCCGGCTGACCGCGCAGGTGCGTGACATCGCTCTCGTCACCACGGCCGTCGCCAAGGGCGATCTCTCGCGGAAGGTGACCGTCCATGTCGCCGGCGAGATGCTGGAGCTGAAGAACACCGTCAACACGATGGTGGACCAGCTGTCCTCGTTCGCCTCCGAGGTGACCCGGGTCGCCCGCGAGGTGGGCACGGAGGGCGAGCTGGGCGGCCAGGCCCAGGTGCCCGGCGTGGCCGGGGTGTGGAAGGACCTGACCGACTCCGTCAACCTCATGGCGGGCAATCTCACCGCGCAGGTGCGCGGGATCGCCCAGGTCACCACCGCGGTCGCCAACGGCGACCTCTCGCAGAAGGTCACGGTCAGCGCGCGCGGCGAGGTGGCGCAGCTGGCCGACACCATCAACACGATGACCGAGACCCTGCGCACCTTCGCCGACGAGGTGACGCGGGTCGCGAACGAGGTCGGGGCCGAGGGCCAGCTCGGCGGGCAGGCGCAGGTGCCGGGCGCCGCCGGCACGTGGAAGGACCTCACCGACTCCGTCAACAACGCCTTCCGCAACCTCACCGGGCAGGTCCGGGACATCGCGCAGGTGACGACCGCGGTGGCCAACGGCGACCTGTCGCAGAAGGTCACCGTCGATGTGGCCGGCGAGATGCTGGAGTTGAAGAACACCGTCAACACGATGGTGGACCAGCTCTCGGCGTTCGGCTCCGAAGTGACCCGGGTGGCGCGGGAGATCGGCGTCGAGGGCGAACTGGGCGGGCAGGCCGCCGTACCGGGTGCGGCCGGCACCTGGAAGGACCTCACCGACTCCGTCAACACGGCCTTCCGCAACCTCACCGGGCAGGTGCGCAACATCGCGCAGGTGACGACCGCGGTGGCCAACGGCGACCTGTCGCAGAAGGTCACCGTCGACGTCTCCGGCGAGATGCTCCAGTTGAAGAACACCGTGAACACCATGGTGGACCAGCTGTCGTCGTTCGCGGACCAGGTCACCCGCATGGCCCGGGACGTGGGCACGGAGGGCCGGCTGGGCGGTCAGGCGCGGGTGGACGGCGTCAGCGGCACCTGGAAGGAACTGACCGACTCCGTCAACTTCATGGCGGGGAACCTCACCTCGCAGGTGCGGCAGATCGCCCAGGTGACGACGGCCGTGGCGCGCGGCGACCTGTCGCAGAAGATCGATGTCGACGCGCGCGGCGAGATCCTGGAGCTCAAGAACACCATCAACACGATGGTCGATCAGCTCTCCGCCTTCGCCGAGCAGGTGACCCGGGTGGCCCGGGAGGTCGGCACCGAGGGCCGGCTCGGCGGGCAGGCGCAGGTGCCGGGCGTCGCCGGCGTCTGGCGCGACCTGACCGACTCGGTGAACGGCATGGCCGGCAACCTCACCGCGCAGGTCCGCAACATCGCGCAGGTCGCGACGGCGGTCGCGCGCGGTGACCTGTCGCAGAAGATCGACGTGGACGCCCGCGGCGAGATCCTGGAGCTGAAGAACACCCTCAACACGATGGTGGACCAGCTCTCCTCGTTCGCGGAGGAGGTCACCCGGGTCGCCCGCGAGGTCGGCACCGAGGGCATCCTGGGCGGCCAGGCCGAGGTCCAGGGCGTCAGCGGGACGTGGAAGGACCTCACCCAGTCCGTCAACTTCATGGCGAACAACCTGACGTCGCAGGTGCGCAACATCGCCGAGGTGACCACGGCGGTGGCCCGCGGCGACCTGTCCAAGAAGATCACCGTCGACGCCAAGGGCGAGATCCTCGAACTGGTCACCACCGTCAACACCATGGTCGACCAGCTGTCCTCGTTCGCCGAGCAGGTCACGAGGGTGGCCCGCGAGGTCGGTACGGAAGGCCAACTCGGCGGTCAGGCGCGGGTTCCGGGCGTCACCGGCATCTGGAAGGACCTCAGCGACAACGTCAACCTGATGGCCAACAACCTGACCATCCAGGTGCGGAACATCTCGCAGGTCTCGGCGGCGGTCGCCAACGGCGACCTGACGAAGAAGGTGACGGTCGAGGCGCGCGGCGAGGTCGCGCAGCTGGCCGACACCGTCAACACCATGGTGACCACGCTCTCGTCGTTCGCCGACGAGGTGACCCGGGTGGCCCGTGAGGTGGGCACCGACGGCATCCTGGGCGGTCAGGCCCGGGTGCCCGGCGTCGCCGGCACGTGGAAGGACCTCACCGAGTCGGTGAACTCCATGGCCAACAACCTGACCGGGCAGGTCCGCAACATCGCCATGGTCACCACCGCCATCGCCAAGGGCGATCTGACCAAGAAGATCGACATCGACGCGCGGGGCGAGATCCTGGCGCTGAAGACGACCATCAACACGATGGTCGACCAGCTGTCGTCGTTCGCCGAGCAGGTCACCAGGGTGGCCCGCGAGGTGGGCACGGAGGGCCAGCTGGGCGGTCAGGCGCAGGTGCGCGGTGTGGCCGGCACCTGGAAGGACCTGACGGAGTCGGTGAACGAGATGGCCGGGAACCTCACCCGGCAGGTGCGGGCCATCGCCGCGGTCGCCGCCGCGGTGACCCTCGGCGACCACAACGTCCGCATCGACGTGGACGCGGCCGGCGAGATCCTGGAGCTCCAGGACAACATCAACACCATGATCTCCACGCTCCGGGAGACCACCCTCGCCAACGAGGAGCAGGACTGGCTCAAGGGCAACCTCGCCCGGATCTCCGGTCTGATGCAGGGCCGCCGCGACCTCAAGGACGTGGCCACGCTCATCATGAGCGAGCTCTCGCCCGCGGTCTCCGCGCAGCACGGCGCGTTCTTCCTCGCCGCGCGGCCCGACGTGCAGGAGATCGGCACCGACGGCGACGGCCGGTACGAGCTGCGGCTGATGGGCTCGTACGGCTACTCCATGGGCGAGATGCCGACGACGTTCAGGCCGGGGGAGACGCTGATCGGGACGGCGGCCGAGGAGGGCCGCACGATCCTGGTGGAGAACGTGCCCTCCGGCTACCTCAAGATCGCCTCGGGGCTGGGAGAGGCGCCGCCGGCCAACATCATCGTGCTCCCGGTGCTCTTCGAGGACAAGGTGCTCGGCGTGATCGAGCTGGCATCCTTCCAGCCCTTCACCCAGATCCAGAAGGACTTCCTCAGCCAGATCGCCGAGATGATCGCGACCAGCGTCAACACCATCTCGGTGAACACCAAGACCGAGGTGCTGCTGGGCCAGTCGCAGGAGCTGACCGAGCAACTGCGCGAGCGCTCGGCGGAGTTGGAGAGCCGGCAGAAGGCGCTGGAGCTGTCCAACTCCGAACTGGAGGAGAAGGCCGAGCAGCTGCGGGCGCAGAACCGCGACATCGAGGTGAAGAACACCGAGATCGAGGAGGCGCGGCAGGTCCTGGAGGAGCGCGCCGAGCAGCTCGCGGTCTCCATGCGCTACAAGTCGGAGTTCCTGGCGAACATGTCGCACGAGCTGCGCACGCCGCTGAACTCGCTGCTGATCCTCGCCAAGCTGCTGGCCGACAACGCCGAGGGGAACCTCTCCCCGAAGCAGGTGGAGTTCTCCGAGACCATCCACGGCGCCGGCTCGGACCTGCTCCAGCTGATCAACGACATCCTCGACCTGTCGAAGGTCGAGGCCGGCAAGATGGATGTCAGCCCGACCCGGATCGCGCTGGTCCAGCTCGTCGACTACGTCGAGGCCACCTTCCGGCCGTTGACCGCCGAAAAGGGGCTCGACTTCTCGGTGCGGGTCTCGCCGGAGCTGCCGGCGACGCTGCACACCGACGAGCAGCGGCTGCTGCAGGTGCTGCGCAACCTGCTCTCCAACGCGGTGAAGTTCACCGACAGCGGCGCCGTCGAGCTGGTGATCCGGCCGGCCGGCGAGGACGTCCCGGTGGCCATCCGCGAGCAGTTGCTGGAGCACGGCTCGCTGCGCGACCCGGACGCGGCCATGATCGCCTTCTCGGTGACCGACACCGGCATCGGTATCGCGTCGAGCAAGATGCGGGTCATCTTCGAGGCGTTCAAGCAGGCCGACGGCACCACCAGCCGCAAGTACGGCGGCACCGGTCTGGGCCTGTCCATCAGCCGGGAGATCGCCCGCCTGCTGGGCGGCGAGATCCACGCCCAGAGCGAGCCCAACCGCGGCTCGACGTTCACCCTGTACCTGCCGCACAACCCGGGCGGACTGCCGCCGCAGGGCTACCCGCAGCTGGTCGCCGGCGGGTTGGCGCTGGACGCCGAGGCGCGCGAGGTCGAGGACGGCGGCCAGGAGAGCGAGGAGCCGCAGCGCGAGCCGGGCGGCGGGAGCCTCAACCGGCGCCGCCGGCGGGCGGTTTCGGGCGGTGCGCGGCGGTTCGCGCTGCCGGGTCAGCCGGTCGTCGGTGCGGTCGGCGCGCCGCATCCGTCCCCGTCGACGGTGCAGCAGTCCGGCCACCAGGTGGACGAGTCCTGGCTCGGCAACGGCCAGGACCTGGTCGACCCGGGCTTCGAGGGCGGGTTCCACGGCGAGAAGGTGCTGATCGTCGACGACGACATCCGCAACGTCTTCGCGCTCACCAGCGTCCTGGAGCAGCACGGCCTGTCGGTGCTGTACGCGGAGAACGGCCGGGAAGGCATCGAGGTGCTGGAGCAGCACGACGACATCGTGCTGGTCCTGATGGACATCATGATGCCGGAGATGGATGGTTACGCGACCACCGCGGCGATCCGGCGGATGCCGCAGTTCGCCGGGCTGCCCATCATCGCGCTGACCGCGAAGGCCATGAAGGGCGACCGGGAGAAGAGCATCGACTCCGGGGCGTCGGACTACGTGACCAAGCCGGTGGACACCGATCATCTGTTGTCGGTCATGGAGCACTGGATGCGCCAGAGGTGA
- a CDS encoding SpoIIE family protein phosphatase, whose protein sequence is MGEQITDTRMRRPVITARAAATFEPVGRSVATARAFVRDTLQGWGYADVVDDAVVLTSELVTNAVVHAGTAADVLCLRTDGGIRISVADRYPEREIPLQNHGQTVVHPDREGGRGLLLCGALAARWGVEYTAAQKHVWFHLDLPERPAGTRSAGPALPVDALPVADTRVRVAVVQIDRGGCVTFWNEDAQDLFGYDPEQIIGKPLTDFAAWPHTPGTGTGIAEALQLSRWEGSYGIRGADGRVVPVYASHLRVRDTDGEASTVCLLVRDHERAILQSPQRPPSADGTSVPEGRPADPFEVFIGSPAPDDLDGLLQRTVERARDMLDGDAAYLLLATDDETELEVRASTGLPSARQRFARVPVEAGSGRYGSARMPAVHEDLTAVPGAVPLLAGTGMRSVVTVPLKVEGRLTGSLGVAAESPSRYTNEEALRLQFAADRIALAVERARLTELEKLRRGSLSFLVEASDLLAGTLDRDQTLALMAQMTVPTLATWCAVYTVADQTSEPELSYVLHEDEDRIDGLKTLLMKVDPPEPVPTPGARVWTAPADAAHDAALRTSLRSLGLEESARPSKGPGATLATASAVGGETVVLPLVARNRVIGMLTLGKPTEEHFRQEILELAEDLSRRAALALDNARLYSERTAISQSLQRSLLPPELPDIPGVEAEVIYRAAGEGNEVGGDFYDLFPIRDGAYGFAIGDVCGTGPEAAAVTGLARHALRLLAREGFGGPAVLERLNAAILDEGARSRFLTLLYGELWPQDDGSALLKVVCAGHPLPLRLRQDGSVEPAAEPQPLLGVMDDLELYEQTVTLAPGDVLLCVTDGVTERREGTRMLGDDGLTDVLTTCTGLTAGAVAARVLRAVERFAAEPASDDMAILALRVPEIPAA, encoded by the coding sequence ATGGGGGAGCAGATCACCGACACACGCATGAGGAGACCAGTGATCACCGCGCGGGCCGCCGCCACCTTCGAGCCGGTCGGGCGCTCGGTCGCCACTGCCCGTGCCTTCGTCCGCGACACCCTCCAGGGTTGGGGCTACGCCGACGTCGTCGACGACGCCGTGGTCCTCACCAGCGAACTGGTCACCAATGCCGTGGTGCACGCCGGCACCGCCGCCGACGTGCTGTGCCTGCGCACCGACGGCGGCATCCGGATCTCCGTCGCCGACCGCTACCCCGAGCGCGAAATCCCCCTGCAGAACCACGGCCAGACCGTGGTCCACCCCGACCGCGAGGGCGGCCGCGGCCTGCTGCTGTGCGGCGCGCTGGCCGCCCGCTGGGGCGTGGAGTACACCGCCGCCCAGAAACACGTCTGGTTCCACCTCGACCTCCCCGAGCGCCCGGCCGGCACCCGCTCCGCCGGCCCCGCCCTCCCCGTGGACGCCCTCCCGGTCGCCGACACCCGGGTCCGGGTCGCGGTCGTCCAGATCGACCGCGGCGGCTGCGTCACGTTCTGGAACGAGGACGCCCAGGACCTCTTCGGCTACGACCCCGAACAGATCATCGGCAAGCCCCTCACCGACTTCGCCGCCTGGCCGCACACCCCCGGCACCGGCACCGGCATCGCCGAGGCGCTCCAGCTCTCCCGCTGGGAGGGCTCCTACGGCATAAGGGGCGCCGACGGCCGGGTCGTTCCCGTCTACGCCTCCCATCTGCGGGTCCGCGACACCGACGGTGAGGCGTCCACGGTCTGTCTCCTGGTCCGCGACCACGAGCGCGCGATCCTGCAGAGCCCGCAGCGTCCCCCCTCCGCCGACGGCACCTCCGTGCCCGAGGGGCGGCCCGCCGACCCCTTCGAGGTCTTCATCGGCTCCCCCGCCCCCGACGACCTCGACGGCCTGCTCCAGCGCACCGTCGAACGGGCCCGCGACATGCTCGACGGCGACGCCGCCTACCTCCTGCTGGCCACCGACGACGAGACCGAGCTGGAGGTGCGCGCCTCGACGGGCCTGCCCTCCGCACGCCAGCGGTTCGCCCGCGTCCCCGTCGAGGCCGGCTCCGGACGCTACGGCTCCGCCCGGATGCCCGCCGTCCACGAGGACCTCACCGCCGTCCCCGGTGCCGTCCCGCTGCTCGCCGGCACGGGCATGCGTTCGGTCGTCACCGTCCCGCTCAAGGTCGAGGGCCGACTCACCGGCTCGCTGGGCGTCGCCGCCGAGAGCCCCTCCCGCTACACCAACGAAGAGGCCCTGCGCCTCCAGTTCGCCGCCGACCGCATCGCCCTCGCCGTCGAACGGGCCCGCCTCACCGAACTGGAGAAGCTCCGCCGCGGCTCCCTCTCCTTCCTCGTCGAGGCGTCCGACCTGCTGGCCGGCACCCTCGACCGCGACCAGACGCTGGCCCTGATGGCCCAGATGACGGTCCCCACCCTCGCCACCTGGTGCGCCGTCTACACCGTCGCCGACCAGACCTCGGAACCGGAACTCTCCTACGTCCTCCACGAGGACGAGGACCGCATCGACGGCCTCAAGACCCTGCTGATGAAGGTCGACCCGCCCGAACCGGTCCCCACCCCCGGCGCCCGCGTCTGGACCGCCCCCGCCGACGCCGCCCACGACGCGGCACTGCGCACCTCCCTGCGCAGCCTCGGCCTGGAGGAGTCCGCCCGCCCCTCCAAGGGGCCCGGCGCGACCCTCGCCACCGCCTCCGCGGTCGGCGGCGAGACCGTCGTCCTCCCCCTCGTCGCCCGCAACCGCGTCATCGGCATGCTCACCCTCGGCAAGCCCACCGAGGAGCACTTCCGCCAGGAGATCCTCGAACTCGCCGAGGACCTCTCCCGCCGCGCCGCCCTGGCCCTGGACAACGCCCGCCTCTACAGCGAGCGCACCGCCATCAGCCAGTCGCTCCAGCGCAGCCTGCTGCCCCCGGAGCTCCCCGACATCCCCGGCGTCGAGGCCGAGGTCATCTACCGCGCGGCCGGCGAGGGCAACGAGGTCGGCGGCGACTTCTACGACCTCTTCCCGATCCGCGACGGCGCCTACGGCTTCGCCATCGGTGACGTCTGCGGTACCGGCCCGGAAGCCGCCGCCGTCACCGGCCTGGCCCGCCACGCCCTCCGCCTCCTCGCCCGTGAGGGCTTCGGCGGCCCCGCCGTCCTGGAGCGGCTCAACGCCGCCATCCTCGACGAGGGCGCCCGCAGCCGCTTCCTGACGCTCCTCTACGGCGAACTGTGGCCGCAGGACGACGGCAGCGCGCTCCTGAAGGTGGTCTGCGCCGGCCACCCGCTGCCGCTCCGCCTCCGCCAGGACGGTTCGGTCGAGCCGGCCGCCGAGCCCCAGCCCCTCCTGGGTGTCATGGACGACCTCGAACTCTACGAACAGACCGTCACCCTCGCGCCGGGCGACGTCCTGCTGTGCGTCACCGACGGCGTCACCGAACGCCGCGAGGGCACCCGCATGCTCGGCGACGACGGCCTCACCGATGTCCTGACGACGTGTACGGGCCTCACCGCCGGCGCCGTCGCCGCCCGCGTCCTGCGCGCCGTCGAACGCTTCGCCGCCGAACCGGCCTCCGACGACATGGCCATTCTGGCCCTGCGCGTCCCCGAAATCCCCGCCGCCTAG
- a CDS encoding ribonuclease J, whose product MSHPHPELGAPPKLPEGGLRVTPLGGLGEIGRNMTVFEYGGRLLIVDCGVLFPEEEQPGIDLILPDFTSVRDRLDDIDGIVLTHGHEDHIGGVPYLLREKPDIPLIGSKLTLALIEAKLQEHRIRPYTLEVAEGDRERLGPFECQFVAVNHSIPDALAVAIRTPAGMVVHTGDFKMDQLPLDRRLTDLPAFAKLGEEGIDLLLSDSTNAEVPGFVPPERDISNVLRQVFASAQKRIIVASFASHVHRIQQILDAAHEYGRRVAFVGRSMVRNMGIARELGYLNVPAGLVVDVKTLDDLPDDEVVLVCTGSQGEPMAALSRMANRDHQIRIVQGDTVILASSLIPGNENAVYRVINGLSRWGAHVVHKGNAKVHVSGHASAGELLYFYNICKPKNLMPVHGEWRHLRANAELGALTGIPKDRIVIAEDGVVVDLVNGIAKIAGKVQAGYVYVDGLSVGDVTEAHLKDRRILGDEGIISVFVVVDSSTGKTVGGPNVHARGSGIDDKDFSAVVPKIDEALAKAAQDGIAEPHQLQQLIRRAVGKWVSDNYRRRPMILPVVVEV is encoded by the coding sequence TTGAGTCATCCGCACCCTGAGCTCGGCGCTCCGCCGAAGCTTCCCGAAGGTGGCCTGCGCGTCACCCCGCTCGGCGGCCTGGGCGAGATCGGCCGCAACATGACGGTCTTCGAATACGGCGGCCGGCTGCTGATCGTCGACTGCGGAGTGCTCTTCCCCGAGGAGGAGCAGCCTGGAATCGACCTGATCCTGCCCGACTTCACGTCCGTCAGGGACCGCCTCGACGACATCGACGGCATCGTGCTCACGCACGGCCACGAGGACCACATCGGCGGTGTCCCCTACCTCCTCCGGGAGAAGCCGGACATCCCGCTGATCGGCTCCAAGCTGACCCTGGCCCTCATCGAGGCCAAGCTCCAGGAGCACCGGATCCGCCCCTACACGCTGGAGGTCGCCGAGGGCGACCGCGAGCGCCTGGGCCCCTTCGAGTGCCAGTTCGTCGCCGTCAACCACTCCATCCCCGACGCGCTCGCGGTCGCCATTCGCACCCCCGCGGGCATGGTCGTCCACACCGGCGACTTCAAGATGGACCAGCTCCCGCTGGACCGTCGGCTGACCGACCTCCCGGCCTTCGCCAAGCTCGGCGAGGAGGGCATCGACCTCCTCCTCTCCGACTCCACGAACGCCGAGGTCCCCGGCTTCGTCCCGCCGGAGCGCGACATCTCCAACGTGCTGCGCCAGGTGTTCGCCAGCGCGCAGAAGCGCATCATCGTCGCCAGCTTCGCCAGCCATGTGCACCGCATCCAGCAGATCCTCGACGCGGCGCACGAGTACGGCCGTCGGGTCGCCTTCGTCGGCCGTTCCATGGTCCGCAACATGGGCATCGCCCGCGAACTGGGCTACCTGAACGTTCCCGCGGGCCTGGTCGTCGACGTCAAGACCCTCGACGACCTGCCGGACGACGAAGTGGTGCTGGTCTGCACAGGCTCCCAGGGCGAGCCGATGGCCGCCCTCTCCCGGATGGCCAACCGCGACCACCAGATCCGCATCGTCCAGGGCGACACGGTCATCCTGGCCTCGTCGCTCATCCCCGGTAACGAGAACGCGGTCTACCGCGTGATCAACGGCCTCAGCCGTTGGGGCGCCCACGTGGTCCACAAGGGCAACGCCAAGGTCCACGTCTCGGGCCACGCCTCGGCCGGCGAGCTGCTGTACTTCTACAACATCTGCAAGCCGAAGAACCTCATGCCGGTCCACGGTGAATGGCGCCACCTCCGTGCCAACGCCGAACTGGGCGCGCTGACGGGCATCCCCAAGGACCGCATCGTCATCGCGGAGGACGGCGTCGTCGTCGACCTGGTCAACGGCATCGCCAAGATCGCCGGCAAGGTCCAGGCCGGCTACGTCTACGTCGACGGCCTCTCGGTCGGCGATGTCACCGAGGCGCACCTCAAGGACCGCCGCATCCTGGGCGACGAGGGCATCATCTCGGTCTTCGTGGTCGTGGACAGCAGCACCGGCAAGACCGTCGGCGGCCCCAACGTCCACGCCCGTGGCTCGGGCATCGACGACAAGGACTTCAGCGCCGTCGTCCCCAAGATCGACGAGGCACTGGCGAAGGCGGCCCAGGACGGCATCGCCGAGCCCCACCAGCTCCAGCAGCTGATCCGCCGCGCGGTCGGCAAGTGGGTGTCGGACAACTACCGTCGCCGCCCGATGATCCTCCCCGTGGTCGTCGAGGTCTGA
- a CDS encoding DegT/DnrJ/EryC1/StrS family aminotransferase: protein MGTVGTLRSAGVRAGDEVVVPAYGSAEVARAVVELGAVPVFADVDAESYCLDPAAVADVVTRQTAAVVAVHRFGRPADVAWMREVGQRHGLLVLVEDEPGVRPEEAELRREHARYLDGRLSGVRTPAPAAGHSYERYVVRVPGNGRPDRDAFARALRGKGVGCKVPVQAPVYRMPGLRRDVFLPETERAVDETLALPVDAGMTRREVQRMAAACNALGGLLQPAF, encoded by the coding sequence ATGGGGACAGTGGGAACGCTCAGGTCGGCCGGTGTCCGTGCTGGTGACGAGGTGGTGGTGCCGGCCTACGGCAGTGCCGAAGTCGCCCGGGCCGTCGTGGAGTTGGGGGCCGTGCCGGTGTTCGCCGATGTGGATGCCGAGAGCTACTGCCTGGATCCGGCGGCGGTGGCGGACGTGGTGACCCGGCAGACCGCCGCGGTGGTGGCGGTGCACCGGTTCGGGCGGCCGGCGGACGTGGCGTGGATGCGTGAAGTCGGCCAACGACACGGGCTGTTGGTGCTGGTCGAGGACGAGCCCGGGGTGCGGCCGGAGGAGGCGGAGCTGCGGCGCGAGCACGCCAGGTATCTGGACGGACGGCTGAGCGGGGTGCGGACGCCGGCGCCCGCGGCCGGGCACAGCTATGAGCGGTATGTGGTGCGGGTGCCGGGGAACGGGCGGCCGGACCGGGACGCGTTCGCACGGGCCTTGCGGGGCAAGGGAGTTGGCTGCAAGGTGCCGGTGCAGGCACCGGTGTACCGGATGCCGGGGCTGCGGCGGGACGTCTTTCTGCCGGAGACCGAGCGGGCGGTCGACGAGACGTTGGCGCTGCCGGTGGACGCCGGAATGACGCGGCGTGAGGTGCAGCGGATGGCGGCGGCCTGCAATGCGCTGGGGGGATTGCTGCAACCGGCTTTCTAG